One window of Agarivorans sp. Alg241-V36 genomic DNA carries:
- the fbp gene encoding class 1 fructose-bisphosphatase — protein sequence MITLGEYIIEKQHQFPDATGELTQLLGAIRLAAKVVNREINKAGLVDIIGATGVENVQGEVQQKLDLYANEKFKAALEARGEVCGVASEEEDEFVSFDSSRSIDSKYVVLMDPLDGSSNIDVNVSVGTIFSIYKRISPCGTPVVLEDFLQPGYRQVAAGYVVYGSSTMLVYTTGHGVHGFTCDPSLGVFYLSHENMTIPDDGVIYSINEGNYLKFPTGVKKYLKYCQEIEPETNRPYTSRYIGSLVSDFHRNLLKGGIYIYPSTASAPEGKLRLLYECNPMAFLIEQAGGKASDGFTRIMDIEPEELHQRIPFFCGSTHMVETVEGMMREYSSNERND from the coding sequence ATGATAACTCTTGGTGAATACATAATAGAAAAACAACACCAGTTTCCCGACGCCACAGGGGAGCTTACTCAGCTATTAGGGGCTATTCGTTTAGCCGCTAAAGTGGTTAACCGTGAGATCAACAAAGCAGGGCTAGTTGATATTATTGGTGCTACTGGCGTAGAAAACGTACAAGGTGAGGTACAACAAAAGCTAGATTTGTATGCGAACGAAAAATTTAAAGCCGCGCTTGAAGCACGCGGTGAGGTGTGTGGCGTAGCCTCGGAAGAAGAAGATGAGTTTGTGAGTTTTGACAGTTCTCGCTCTATCGACAGTAAATATGTGGTGTTAATGGACCCTTTAGATGGTTCATCAAACATTGATGTGAATGTGTCGGTGGGAACCATTTTCTCCATTTATAAACGTATTAGTCCTTGTGGTACCCCTGTGGTATTAGAAGACTTTTTGCAGCCTGGTTATCGCCAAGTGGCAGCAGGATACGTGGTATATGGATCGTCAACCATGTTGGTGTATACCACGGGTCATGGCGTACATGGTTTTACCTGTGATCCATCGTTAGGGGTGTTTTATCTCTCGCATGAGAATATGACGATTCCTGATGACGGGGTAATTTATTCGATTAACGAAGGTAATTACCTTAAGTTTCCAACTGGGGTGAAGAAGTACTTAAAGTACTGCCAAGAAATTGAGCCGGAAACTAATCGACCTTATACCTCTCGTTATATTGGCTCGTTGGTATCAGATTTCCACCGGAACCTGCTTAAAGGCGGTATCTATATTTACCCTTCAACCGCCTCTGCACCTGAAGGTAAGTTGCGTTTGCTGTATGAATGTAACCCTATGGCCTTTTTGATTGAACAGGCTGGCGGTAAAGCGAGTGATGGCTTTACTCGTATTATGGATATTGAACCAGAAGAGCTGCATCAGCGGATCCCCTTCTTCTGTGGCAGTACCCATATGGTAGAAACCGTGGAAGGCATGATGCGCGAGTACTCCTCAAACGAGCGCAATGACTAA
- a CDS encoding DNA polymerase Y family protein, with the protein MYWIYLDFPQLALDLLQREHPSQQALAIHHNKQIIQLNQVAHHLGVYLGCSLNTAYQLAPQLCLYQQSDLSCDAYFDALAQQALYYSAQVAVHPDKGLYISGAGMRNIYPKPEQHITKLVTHYQHQQLSFRIAHAPSAMAARWLARSQDIKQVNSGIKFLADLPLSASDLPSSLVTSLQAMGLYTLKQLSKLPRPELRKRLGEDSLHLLDQANGQQSTPLTFIKPQARYQQAFPLLAETHTIQGLMFSLKQACQHLQQWLRQRQFCSNILVLTLNFRNKPCEIITVKSARLLQTSHDWLALFRLKLESIRLSAAVIEFSLDCQALYPLGHEVSGLFEPQQSACDNLLFDQLSVRLGEHAISRLSCQADFRPEYASQYRPLSQHEALSYPKQFARPCWLLPQLKPINIQHYTLLSEPERIASGWWDEQSVNRDYYMAQSPDQGLAWVCQENRQWYLHGWFA; encoded by the coding sequence ATGTATTGGATTTACCTTGATTTCCCTCAGCTCGCGTTGGATTTATTGCAACGCGAGCACCCAAGCCAACAAGCTTTAGCGATTCATCACAACAAGCAAATCATCCAACTTAACCAAGTGGCGCATCACTTAGGGGTTTACTTAGGTTGCTCGCTTAATACCGCTTACCAATTGGCACCACAACTCTGTTTGTATCAACAAAGTGATTTATCTTGTGATGCTTACTTTGACGCTTTAGCCCAGCAAGCTTTGTACTACTCGGCACAAGTTGCAGTGCATCCAGATAAAGGCTTGTATATTAGCGGTGCCGGTATGCGTAATATTTACCCCAAGCCAGAACAACATATCACCAAGCTAGTAACACACTACCAACACCAGCAGCTAAGCTTTCGCATTGCTCACGCCCCCAGTGCTATGGCCGCGCGCTGGTTAGCCCGCTCTCAAGATATTAAACAAGTAAATTCTGGCATTAAGTTTCTCGCCGATTTACCGCTTAGTGCCAGCGATCTCCCTTCCTCTTTGGTCACTAGCCTGCAAGCTATGGGCTTATACACTCTTAAACAGCTTAGTAAGCTACCCCGGCCAGAGCTGCGCAAGCGCTTGGGAGAAGACAGCTTACATTTACTTGACCAGGCTAATGGGCAACAAAGTACCCCACTTACTTTTATTAAACCCCAAGCACGCTATCAACAAGCTTTTCCACTGTTGGCTGAAACTCACACCATTCAAGGTTTAATGTTTTCACTAAAACAGGCTTGTCAGCACCTACAGCAATGGCTTAGGCAACGTCAGTTTTGCAGCAATATCTTGGTGCTTACCCTAAATTTTCGCAATAAACCCTGTGAGATCATCACCGTAAAAAGTGCCCGCTTATTACAAACCAGTCACGATTGGCTGGCCTTATTTCGTTTAAAGCTAGAATCGATTCGTTTGAGTGCAGCGGTGATTGAATTTAGTTTAGATTGCCAGGCCCTGTATCCGCTTGGCCATGAAGTCTCCGGTCTCTTCGAGCCACAGCAATCGGCTTGCGACAATTTATTATTTGATCAACTAAGCGTACGTTTAGGCGAACATGCTATTAGCCGCTTAAGCTGCCAAGCAGATTTTCGACCCGAATATGCCAGCCAATACCGGCCTTTATCGCAACACGAAGCGCTTAGCTACCCTAAGCAATTTGCTCGCCCCTGTTGGCTGCTGCCGCAATTAAAGCCAATTAATATTCAGCATTACACCCTACTCTCTGAGCCAGAGCGCATTGCCAGCGGTTGGTGGGATGAACAAAGCGTTAATCGCGATTACTACATGGCACAAAGCCCTGATCAGGGTTTGGCGTGGGTATGCCAAGAGAATCGTCAGTGGTACTTACACGGCTGGTTTGCCTAA
- the cdd gene encoding cytidine deaminase, protein MSENTQADLPLITALQTVLASKQIPNMLNSQQTKALCNNLNCTTIELAERMLPLAASFSFAPKSDFKVGAIAIDKQQQLFLGANYELEYGPLSGSLHAEQSAIFNALSHQADELTDLVINAAPCGYCRQFINELANANQLKVRFNQQSYDFPQLLPQSFGPNDLGVKTPLAKLELNAASQAPDFAKASYAPYTQVQSAMFAYQGDKVIAWSCYLENVAFNPSLSPLLTLLSQLTLNHLSLNNVDRFELWEHKDNRFSFKQELQNFAEHSQKPMVHHYYPST, encoded by the coding sequence ATGTCAGAAAATACCCAAGCAGACCTACCGCTAATTACTGCCCTACAAACTGTGTTAGCCAGCAAGCAAATCCCCAATATGCTTAACAGCCAACAAACCAAAGCACTATGTAACAACTTAAATTGCACTACCATTGAACTCGCAGAGCGTATGCTGCCATTAGCTGCCAGTTTTTCTTTCGCGCCTAAGTCAGACTTTAAGGTGGGTGCTATCGCCATTGATAAACAGCAACAGCTGTTTTTAGGCGCCAACTATGAATTAGAGTACGGCCCGCTTTCCGGTAGTTTACATGCCGAGCAAAGTGCCATATTCAACGCGCTTAGTCATCAGGCAGACGAGCTAACAGATTTGGTGATCAATGCGGCGCCTTGTGGTTACTGCCGCCAATTTATTAATGAGCTAGCCAACGCAAATCAGCTAAAAGTACGCTTTAACCAGCAAAGCTACGACTTTCCTCAATTGTTGCCGCAATCTTTTGGACCCAACGATCTCGGTGTAAAAACACCTTTAGCTAAACTCGAACTCAATGCTGCTAGCCAAGCGCCTGACTTTGCCAAAGCCAGTTACGCACCTTATACCCAAGTGCAAAGCGCAATGTTTGCCTATCAAGGTGACAAAGTCATCGCCTGGAGCTGTTATCTAGAAAACGTTGCTTTTAACCCTTCTCTCTCGCCACTTCTCACTTTATTATCTCAATTAACGCTAAATCACCTGAGCTTAAACAATGTTGATCGCTTCGAATTATGGGAACATAAAGACAATCGATTCAGCTTTAAGCAAGAATTACAAAATTTCGCGGAACATTCTCAAAAACCAATGGTCCATCATTACTATCCTTCAACTTAG
- a CDS encoding DUF1853 family protein, with product MSKQAWENDLNWCLNAPALLPHALPFAVNQAWQQSWYTALHSQLSQIPDSPAHSRLGLYFEQLWRALIKAHPNWQLLADNVAVQQDGRTQGAIDFLLVNHQQQQLEHWELAIKFYLARNAKPSSYDYLGPNQQDRLSNKLSKLLLKQIPLGCHPQIQTLAKDYPGYSFKQRILLPGYLFQLGSISHSTPQHCHWYTLQQWQNMQTHGWFALTKQQWINPKGHTLEKADKLLDLARGPLQLYLPQQVKQPEQRIFVCPDDWLVRANKVTKP from the coding sequence GTGAGTAAGCAAGCTTGGGAGAATGATTTAAACTGGTGCCTAAATGCTCCAGCCTTATTGCCCCATGCCCTGCCCTTTGCGGTTAACCAAGCCTGGCAACAATCTTGGTATACAGCGCTTCATTCTCAACTTAGTCAAATTCCAGATTCACCAGCGCATTCACGGCTAGGTTTGTATTTTGAACAATTATGGCGCGCCTTAATTAAGGCCCATCCAAACTGGCAATTGCTGGCAGACAACGTTGCCGTACAACAAGATGGCCGAACCCAAGGTGCTATCGACTTTTTGTTAGTAAACCATCAACAGCAACAGTTAGAGCATTGGGAACTGGCAATAAAGTTTTACTTGGCCCGCAATGCCAAACCCAGCAGCTATGACTACCTTGGCCCCAACCAGCAAGATCGGCTCAGCAACAAACTCAGCAAACTGTTGCTTAAGCAAATCCCTTTAGGCTGCCACCCGCAAATACAAACCTTGGCCAAAGACTACCCAGGCTATTCATTTAAACAACGGATTTTGCTGCCGGGGTATTTGTTTCAACTAGGTAGTATCAGCCACTCTACTCCCCAACATTGTCATTGGTATACGCTACAACAATGGCAAAATATGCAAACTCACGGCTGGTTTGCGCTCACCAAACAACAGTGGATAAATCCTAAAGGACACACCCTGGAAAAGGCGGATAAGTTACTAGATTTAGCAAGAGGCCCCCTACAGTTGTATTTACCGCAGCAAGTTAAGCAGCCCGAACAGCGGATATTTGTTTGCCCTGACGACTGGCTCGTCAGGGCAAACAAAGTGACTAAGCCTTAG
- a CDS encoding bacterioferritin-associated ferredoxin, with product MFVCLCHGITDKQIKEAVQQGCENLADVRKKNGVASECGKCARMAKTIINKELSITPKYYEVA from the coding sequence ATGTTTGTATGTTTATGCCACGGCATTACTGATAAGCAAATTAAAGAAGCAGTGCAGCAAGGCTGTGAAAACCTAGCCGATGTACGTAAAAAGAATGGTGTTGCTTCTGAGTGTGGGAAATGTGCCAGAATGGCTAAAACCATCATTAATAAAGAATTGTCTATCACACCTAAGTACTACGAAGTAGCCTAG
- the sbcB gene encoding exodeoxyribonuclease I, which produces MSDNTFLFHDYETFGVHPGRDRPCQFAAIRTDWDLNPIGKPIELFCQPPNDYVPHPQACLVTGITPQLAMKKGLIESDFIERINNEFSQAGTCGVGYNSIRFDDEVTRYTLYRNFLDPYEREWKNGNSRWDLIDMVRACYALRPEGIEWPTNDDGLVSFRLELLTAANGLRHANAHDAVSDVYATIAMAKLIKDKQPKLFNYLLNLRNKKSVAQQFDLLNNKPLVHISGMFGAAQGCASWVLPIAWHPINKNAMIVVDLNKDASVLLSLSAEQIHQRLYTARSELAADEFPIPVKLIHSNKCPVLAPASTLTPERAEELCLDRVQCRKSLDLLAKNKAEVEQKLSQVFAIEREFDHDGNPDTALYNGFIGNADKNLMQVLRSSDPNLISKQQFQFADPRLNQLILRYKARNYPECLNESELQQWQAHRQASITEQVSQVIPELEMLMSEYQNDTNKTNILKSLYNYIENL; this is translated from the coding sequence ATGAGCGACAACACTTTTTTATTTCATGATTACGAAACATTTGGCGTACACCCTGGGCGAGACCGCCCTTGTCAGTTTGCTGCAATACGTACCGATTGGGACTTAAACCCAATAGGAAAACCCATTGAGCTGTTTTGTCAGCCGCCTAATGATTATGTGCCTCACCCGCAAGCTTGTTTGGTAACAGGAATTACCCCGCAACTGGCCATGAAAAAGGGCCTTATTGAAAGTGACTTCATTGAACGAATCAATAATGAATTTAGCCAAGCCGGTACCTGTGGTGTTGGCTATAACAGCATCCGTTTTGATGATGAAGTTACTCGCTATACCTTATACCGTAACTTTCTCGACCCTTATGAGCGTGAATGGAAGAATGGTAACTCTCGTTGGGATTTAATCGACATGGTTCGCGCTTGTTACGCGCTAAGGCCAGAGGGTATTGAATGGCCCACCAATGACGATGGCTTAGTCAGCTTTAGGCTTGAATTGCTTACCGCAGCCAACGGCTTAAGGCACGCCAATGCGCATGACGCGGTATCAGATGTATATGCCACCATCGCTATGGCTAAGTTAATTAAAGATAAGCAACCTAAGCTTTTTAATTATTTACTTAATCTTCGAAACAAAAAATCGGTTGCTCAACAATTTGACCTACTCAACAACAAACCTTTGGTACATATCTCGGGAATGTTTGGCGCAGCGCAAGGCTGTGCCTCTTGGGTATTGCCTATTGCTTGGCATCCAATCAACAAAAACGCCATGATAGTGGTAGATCTTAATAAAGACGCCAGTGTTTTATTGTCACTTAGTGCTGAGCAAATCCATCAGCGCCTCTATACTGCGCGTAGTGAATTAGCCGCCGACGAATTTCCTATTCCTGTGAAGCTTATTCACAGCAATAAGTGCCCGGTGCTTGCGCCGGCCAGCACCCTTACGCCAGAACGAGCCGAAGAACTCTGCTTAGACCGAGTTCAATGCCGTAAAAGTTTAGACTTACTAGCAAAAAACAAAGCTGAAGTTGAACAAAAGTTATCGCAAGTATTTGCCATTGAGCGTGAGTTTGACCACGACGGCAACCCCGATACGGCTTTGTACAATGGTTTTATTGGAAATGCGGATAAAAACCTGATGCAAGTTTTGCGCTCTAGCGATCCTAACTTGATTAGCAAACAACAGTTTCAGTTTGCTGACCCAAGGCTTAACCAATTAATTTTGCGTTACAAGGCGAGAAACTATCCAGAATGTTTAAATGAAAGTGAATTGCAGCAATGGCAAGCACATCGCCAAGCCTCAATTACCGAGCAAGTTTCTCAGGTAATTCCAGAGTTAGAAATGCTGATGAGTGAGTATCAAAATGATACTAATAAAACAAATATACTAAAAAGTCTCTATAACTACATAGAAAACCTTTAA
- a CDS encoding DUF2517 family protein yields the protein MSKQFSTSIIIVRRIALFLVGLVSFPFVALAGLRAPFYSALHRQWIKRNDRPSWMQQADKINQFVLY from the coding sequence ATGAGTAAGCAATTTTCTACCAGCATTATCATCGTTCGTCGTATCGCACTATTTTTAGTAGGTTTGGTTTCTTTCCCATTTGTTGCCCTTGCCGGTTTAAGAGCGCCTTTTTATAGCGCATTACACCGTCAGTGGATTAAGCGTAATGACCGTCCAAGTTGGATGCAGCAAGCTGACAAAATCAATCAGTTTGTTTTGTACTAA
- a CDS encoding Nif3-like dinuclear metal center hexameric protein, with translation MKNTRLENILNQHLESFKFKDYCPNGLQVEGRSEVKRIVTGVTACQALIDQAIEHKADAIVVHHGFFWKNEAAVVTGMKRRRLQALLNHDINLYGYHLPLDVHPELGNNAQLAKRLGITLKRGLEAWDPRSVAMVGKLAEPISGEEFAQRIEQVLQRKPLHIANGHNIQKVGICTGGGQSYLGLAAEQGLDAFISGEISENTVHTAREMGIDYFAAGHHATERYGAQALGEWLAETHDLDVTFIDVDNPV, from the coding sequence ATGAAAAATACCCGATTAGAAAATATATTAAACCAGCACTTAGAAAGCTTTAAATTTAAAGACTACTGTCCCAATGGCCTGCAAGTAGAAGGTCGCTCTGAAGTTAAGCGAATTGTTACTGGCGTTACTGCTTGCCAAGCATTAATTGACCAAGCCATTGAGCACAAAGCCGACGCTATTGTGGTACATCACGGTTTCTTTTGGAAAAACGAAGCCGCAGTGGTTACCGGTATGAAGCGTCGTCGCCTGCAAGCCTTGTTAAACCACGATATTAACCTTTATGGTTACCACTTACCCTTAGATGTCCATCCAGAGCTTGGGAATAATGCACAGCTGGCTAAGCGCTTGGGCATTACTTTAAAGCGTGGGCTAGAAGCGTGGGATCCGCGCAGCGTAGCAATGGTAGGTAAGTTAGCAGAGCCTATTTCAGGTGAAGAGTTTGCGCAACGTATAGAACAAGTATTACAGCGCAAACCTTTGCACATCGCCAATGGGCACAATATTCAAAAAGTGGGCATTTGCACCGGCGGTGGACAATCCTACCTTGGGTTAGCCGCTGAGCAAGGCTTAGATGCATTTATTAGTGGCGAAATCTCTGAAAACACCGTACACACCGCGCGTGAGATGGGCATTGATTATTTTGCTGCTGGTCATCATGCGACCGAACGTTACGGCGCACAGGCGCTAGGCGAGTGGTTAGCAGAAACCCACGACCTAGACGTTACCTTTATCGATGTAGATAATCCGGTATAA
- the purT gene encoding formate-dependent phosphoribosylglycinamide formyltransferase yields the protein MLGTALSVSGTKVLLLGAGELGKEVAIELQRYGVEIIAVDRYPNAPAMHVAHRSYVIDMLDGEALKALILKEKPQHIVPEIEAIATDTLVELEQQGFAVTPTARATQLTMNREGIRRLAAETLGLPTSAYQFADSLEECQQAVANVGLPCVLKPVMSSSGKGQSTLRNSDQVTAAWDYSQEGGRTGAGRIIVEGFVDFDYEITLLTVSAIDGIHFCAPIGHRQEDGDYRESWQPQAMSELALAKSQDIAKKIVSELGGYGLFGVELFIKGDEVYFSEVSPRPHDTGMVTLISQDQSEFALHAKAILGLPIKQIHQFGASASAVIMGDGQSTDIRFSGLAEALDATDSQLRLFSKPDINGQRRLGVALNRSESIEQAVSNAKQVASKVKVTY from the coding sequence ATGTTAGGAACTGCGCTAAGCGTTTCTGGAACTAAAGTGTTATTGCTAGGAGCAGGCGAACTTGGCAAAGAAGTTGCCATTGAATTACAACGTTATGGGGTTGAAATTATTGCGGTAGACCGCTACCCGAACGCTCCAGCGATGCATGTAGCGCATCGCAGTTATGTTATAGATATGCTTGATGGAGAGGCCTTAAAAGCCTTAATTCTTAAAGAAAAACCCCAGCATATTGTTCCTGAAATTGAAGCCATTGCCACCGATACCTTAGTTGAGCTAGAGCAACAAGGCTTTGCAGTTACACCTACCGCTCGCGCGACCCAACTCACCATGAACCGCGAAGGTATTCGCCGCTTAGCTGCTGAAACACTTGGTCTGCCAACCTCTGCTTATCAGTTTGCTGATAGTTTAGAAGAGTGCCAACAAGCCGTAGCAAATGTCGGTTTGCCTTGTGTACTTAAGCCGGTGATGAGTTCATCGGGCAAAGGGCAATCAACACTGCGCAATAGCGATCAGGTCACCGCTGCGTGGGACTACTCACAAGAAGGCGGACGCACTGGTGCTGGGCGCATTATTGTTGAAGGTTTTGTTGATTTTGATTACGAGATCACCTTGCTTACCGTTAGCGCCATCGATGGCATTCATTTTTGCGCACCGATTGGTCACAGACAAGAAGATGGTGATTATCGTGAGTCTTGGCAACCACAGGCCATGTCAGAGCTGGCTTTAGCTAAGTCACAAGACATCGCTAAGAAAATCGTTAGCGAGCTAGGTGGCTACGGTTTATTTGGTGTAGAGCTATTTATTAAAGGCGACGAAGTTTACTTTAGTGAAGTGTCTCCACGCCCTCACGATACTGGTATGGTCACCTTGATTTCACAAGATCAATCAGAGTTTGCTTTACACGCTAAAGCTATTCTTGGTTTGCCCATCAAACAAATCCATCAATTTGGCGCAAGTGCCTCTGCCGTGATCATGGGTGATGGACAATCAACCGACATTCGCTTTAGCGGCTTAGCCGAAGCGCTAGACGCTACCGATAGCCAACTGCGTTTATTCTCAAAACCAGACATTAATGGACAACGTCGTTTAGGGGTAGCCTTAAATCGCAGCGAGTCCATTGAGCAAGCCGTTAGCAATGCTAAACAAGTGGCTTCAAAGGTTAAGGTAACTTACTAG
- the imuA gene encoding translesion DNA synthesis-associated protein ImuA has translation MAQQIEQLLQSNKVWQGSQWQHSHLDVHASGFEQLDQQLPNHGWPQGGITEVLYEQHGIGELQLLLPALAKLSQQSRWIIWVAPPFMPNAPALQQHGVNISKVIVIRPEQCSDALWTIEQALKSGSCSAVLGWLNGLDLKASRRLQLASEQGDCLSYLFRPLQQQQQSSSASVRMALHPSKSPDQINYHLLKRRGGAPLYEQHIPRLN, from the coding sequence ATGGCACAACAAATTGAACAACTGCTACAAAGCAACAAGGTATGGCAAGGCAGCCAATGGCAACATAGTCATCTTGACGTTCATGCAAGTGGCTTTGAACAACTCGACCAACAACTACCTAACCATGGTTGGCCTCAAGGTGGGATCACCGAAGTGCTTTACGAACAGCATGGTATTGGTGAGCTGCAATTGTTGTTGCCCGCTCTGGCTAAACTTAGCCAACAATCGCGTTGGATTATTTGGGTAGCTCCGCCTTTTATGCCCAATGCTCCGGCATTACAGCAACATGGCGTAAACATTAGTAAGGTGATCGTGATTAGGCCTGAGCAATGTAGTGATGCACTGTGGACCATTGAGCAAGCGCTTAAAAGTGGTTCTTGTAGCGCAGTATTAGGCTGGTTAAATGGCTTAGATTTAAAAGCAAGTCGCCGTTTGCAATTAGCCTCCGAACAAGGCGATTGCTTAAGTTACCTGTTTAGACCGCTACAACAGCAACAGCAAAGCTCTAGCGCCAGTGTACGAATGGCCTTACACCCGAGTAAGTCACCAGACCAAATTAACTACCATCTGCTAAAGCGCCGTGGTGGAGCTCCACTGTATGAGCAACACATTCCACGGCTTAATTAA
- a CDS encoding glycoside hydrolase family 36 protein yields MFSKLDSVLQLVRQWQLSSPQNQGLYTPQWSGAECVVRVDNLSAHSISLGQIDLFDGQLPKDAKFHGEGFQMLAQNYGSADNITAIGRCPDAGEYRLSEDADHFTAYNQLLIESEGHYTLLGFSSCHRFSGYFKVYPSGRLVIGIDSDTLAIPARHYLNSESLFVACGESREAVLEQFSEAIEQHHARLSWPSKPNGWCSWYHYYADVTADDIEENLQQLISPHDHLDYLLIDDGYQEFMGDWLYPSERFSGGVEGLCKRIREQGKEPAIWVAPFIAQAESRLFQQHPDWFVKGQNGQPLAAEEVTYGGWRCTPWYVLDTTQEQVNQYLHHVFSHMYHHWGVKYFKLDAIYWGTLAKGYRADPNKTRIEAYRMGMETINKACNGDAYILGCNAPMWPSLGLVHGMRIADDVERNIGRFKQIAKETFFRNWQDMRLWHNDPDCVTLNNIENQHTSEAAYNWHRVSLLASSGLVFSGDRLIELDATQAEVLNALQKNRADAARFADFSLQHAKQYQDDHLVRQYWFNWDEHNSLEIRLNLDAQWQVLWADSQFTSESTKNGLTICLAPNSAVVFEKKA; encoded by the coding sequence GTGTTTTCTAAACTTGATTCTGTTCTTCAATTGGTTCGACAGTGGCAACTAAGCTCGCCACAAAACCAAGGTTTGTATACGCCACAATGGAGTGGGGCGGAATGTGTAGTTAGGGTAGATAATTTGTCTGCTCATAGTATCAGCTTAGGACAGATTGATTTGTTCGACGGCCAGCTTCCTAAAGACGCTAAATTTCACGGTGAAGGCTTTCAGATGTTAGCGCAGAATTACGGCTCTGCAGATAATATTACTGCTATTGGCCGCTGCCCGGATGCCGGAGAATATCGGCTCAGCGAAGATGCCGATCACTTCACTGCGTATAATCAACTACTTATAGAAAGTGAAGGGCATTACACCTTACTCGGCTTTAGTTCTTGCCACCGTTTTAGTGGCTATTTTAAGGTCTATCCAAGTGGTCGCTTAGTGATTGGTATAGACAGCGATACCTTGGCTATTCCTGCTCGCCATTATCTGAATAGCGAAAGTCTATTTGTAGCGTGTGGCGAAAGCCGAGAAGCAGTACTAGAACAATTTTCCGAGGCGATTGAGCAACATCATGCTAGGCTTAGTTGGCCCAGTAAACCAAATGGTTGGTGCTCGTGGTATCACTATTATGCCGATGTAACTGCCGATGATATTGAAGAGAATCTTCAGCAGCTTATTAGCCCCCATGACCATCTAGATTATTTACTGATTGACGATGGCTACCAAGAGTTTATGGGCGATTGGCTATATCCGTCTGAGCGCTTTAGCGGTGGCGTAGAAGGTTTATGTAAACGCATTAGAGAGCAGGGCAAAGAACCCGCCATTTGGGTTGCTCCATTTATCGCTCAAGCAGAGTCTCGCTTGTTTCAACAACATCCTGATTGGTTTGTGAAAGGTCAAAATGGACAGCCTTTAGCGGCTGAAGAAGTCACTTATGGAGGGTGGCGTTGCACGCCTTGGTATGTACTGGATACTACCCAAGAGCAAGTAAACCAGTATCTACATCATGTGTTTAGCCACATGTATCACCACTGGGGAGTGAAGTACTTTAAGCTCGACGCCATTTACTGGGGAACCCTAGCTAAAGGCTATCGAGCCGATCCAAATAAAACCCGTATCGAAGCCTATCGAATGGGCATGGAAACCATCAATAAGGCCTGTAATGGGGATGCTTATATACTCGGATGTAATGCCCCAATGTGGCCATCATTAGGTTTAGTTCATGGGATGCGTATTGCTGACGATGTTGAACGAAATATTGGCCGATTCAAACAAATTGCCAAAGAAACCTTTTTCCGTAACTGGCAAGACATGCGTTTGTGGCATAACGATCCAGACTGCGTCACCTTGAACAACATTGAAAATCAACACACTAGCGAGGCTGCCTATAATTGGCACCGCGTGAGCTTATTAGCCAGTAGTGGTTTGGTGTTTTCTGGTGATCGCTTAATTGAGCTTGATGCTACCCAAGCTGAAGTACTTAATGCGCTACAGAAAAACCGAGCCGATGCCGCTCGTTTTGCTGATTTTAGTTTACAGCATGCCAAGCAATATCAGGATGATCACTTAGTCCGCCAATACTGGTTTAATTGGGACGAGCACAATAGTCTGGAGATAAGGCTAAACCTAGACGCGCAGTGGCAAGTATTATGGGCCGATAGTCAGTTTACTAGTGAATCTACAAAGAATGGCTTAACTATCTGTTTAGCGCCAAATAGCGCAGTGGTATTTGAAAAGAAAGCTTAG